The sequence ATTTCATCTCGAAATTTCCTTTTTTGTTTTATAAGATGATTAATTTAAAAACTGTATATTTAATTAAAAATGAATATGTTGAAAATTATGAAAAAACTTATATTACTTGTTTTATTGTTTTTTATTCAAAAGAATTATTCTCAAAATGTATTTTTTGCACAAAAAAATATTTATTTAGCTGAATATTATCACAAAATAAATAACGACAAAAAAGCACTAGATTGCTATTTGAAAGCAATAAAAATGAGTCCAAATTCTGTAAATTCTTACGATTATTTAAATGCTGCTGCTATTGCTTTTCAATTGAAAAAAAATAAAAAAGCAAAAGAAATTTTAGTAAAAAGTATTACTTACCAATTGGCTCCGTATAATTTTATTGATTCTTATGAAAAATTGAGCGATTATAAAAAATTAAATGAGTTTAAAGTAGTTTTGAAGGATTACAATATCTATGAAAAAGAATATTTTCAGAATCTTAAAAATCCAGCTGCTTATTTAAGTATTATGAATCTTATAACTAAGGATCAATTAATAAGGCAGAATGAAAAAGTTTTTGACGAATTAACTCATGAAATTGACGAAGAAAATATTAATGAATTAATGATCTTAACACAAAAATATGGATTTGAACCAAGATCATGGTTGATTTTATGGCATCAAAGAGGAGTTTATAGTGATGAATCTAATATCTATTGGCAATTTTTTAAAAGTTATTTAAGAAATGAAATTAAATCTGGAAATTTGGAAAAAGATTTTTTTGTTGATTTTGAAGAATTTTCCAATAAAATTAAAGACATTAATAATGGTTCTATTTATACATTACATGGACTAGGAAATTTAGGTTCGGGACAAAATTTTCAAGACATAAAAAACTTAGATACAAGACGAAAAGAAGTAGGATTACCTCCATTGTATTATGAATATTTTATAAATAATGATTCTCTACCTGAAGAATATGAGTATGATTCCAAAAATTTACTGAAAGACTTAGAAAATTTATAAATTTTTATTAAATGGAAAAAGGAAATTTCATCTCGAAATTTCCTTTTTTTGTAATTATTCAAAAATAATTGGTTTGTTTGTTTTTGGAATTTTAATAATATGAAACGGTTGACTTATTACAGTAGAAGCGTACATGGTCAATTCGCTTGAAATATGAATATTGTTGGTGTTTTCCATTACATTAACAATATTAATTTCTGATCCTGAAGTTTTAATTTCTTCAACTACTGCAATAACT comes from Flavobacterium sp. I3-2 and encodes:
- a CDS encoding tetratricopeptide repeat protein; the protein is MKKLILLVLLFFIQKNYSQNVFFAQKNIYLAEYYHKINNDKKALDCYLKAIKMSPNSVNSYDYLNAAAIAFQLKKNKKAKEILVKSITYQLAPYNFIDSYEKLSDYKKLNEFKVVLKDYNIYEKEYFQNLKNPAAYLSIMNLITKDQLIRQNEKVFDELTHEIDEENINELMILTQKYGFEPRSWLILWHQRGVYSDESNIYWQFFKSYLRNEIKSGNLEKDFFVDFEEFSNKIKDINNGSIYTLHGLGNLGSGQNFQDIKNLDTRRKEVGLPPLYYEYFINNDSLPEEYEYDSKNLLKDLENL